CTTTTCTGTGGTGTTTCTCGGTTTGAACTGTTTTGTGCGAGACGACACTATCgagtgttgtttgtttgtctcgAGTATTAAAATGCGTAATTATTTCTCCACCTGTATCCTCTTCAAGTTTAGATTGATGTTACGTTTGCATTGTCGGGGCGTCACTCCCAATGAATTGTCACTAGCTTCTTTGtcatctttgtttgtttttgatttgtattttagtaatagtatgtaatggactttttttttttatcttttctgtgtaTCGATATCTTTTCATGCGCATTTGTTGTTCTGCTTAAAGTTGTGCACCCTCCGACGCTGTTAGTGTCACGAATTTTGTCCCGTCATGTTTATCCGAATGTTTACGTCAGTTCCTTTCGCCGTATCCGGGACCTTATGCAGGATATTGATTCCACTGTTTCTCGCCACTAGATGCTGGTCAGCACAGTCACCTGTGCCACTTTTCACTAGTGCCACTTTTTAAAATTGCTACTTTACTCGCTAGGGGGATGCTAGTCTACACAGTCACCAGTGCCACTTTTCACTAGTGCCACTTTACTCACTAGTGGATGCTAATCTACACAGTCCAAATGCTACTTTTTAATAGTGCCACTTTTCAGTAGTGCCATTTTGCTTGCTAGTAGATGATAGTCTACATAGCCACTAATTAACAGAAATGAATCTCGGAATTGGAAGCACCAAGCAACTgccagtattatttttattgcagaaATATCCACTAAtcagttattttaattatgatcactgaTATGATCACCACCGGATGATAATTATTCTGGGGAAAATAAGCAGCGTTCAGCAGTAACTTTTCTGATTAAAACAATCACTATTTCAATAATTAGTCATATTTGATATCACAAGCACGATTCCACATTTAATTGTTCTTTCTAGGGACATCAGCGTATTAGCCTACACTTATTATCACTATATAAAGCACCATTTATCAGTTATTCTCACCAGTTAATGTTGATTATTATCGTTATAAAAGACACATATCATAACACAACTTTTCGTTTCTAAGTTTGAAGATTAGCACGCTGTTTCCTCAGTGACATTGCACCCTTGGACTAAATACCGAATGACTTCATTGCCATGCTGCCTCGTCAGtgtaagcacagagagagagagagagagagagagagagagagagagagagagagagagagagaggccaccaGTAGAACACTAAGGGTTATGACGTCAAATGGGCCGGAAATCGTAGGATTGTGTAAGAAGATCCATGTAAAGACATGgggtttaattattattattattattattattattattattattttattattattattatttcgggtgAAGAGATCGTTGATCAAATCCTGTCGCGCTCATTGTGATAGTGGTAGATTTTGTGAATACTCCTCATGGGTCATAAACGTCATGCACACCTAAATGAGCgccctttcacacacacacacacacacacacacacacacacacacacctgtttgtTCGCTCCTTCTAAGGGACgctggtggtgatgatgatgataacagatgGGGAGCTTCGACGAATTAAGGTCGCTTTTGCTGTCCTATGGGATTGGCTCTTCGGCCTTACCGTGCCTGCAAAGTGACATGGGACTCCTTGGAGATGGATAGAGTAAATGTTGATATAAATTTCTCTTACGGAATGAGTGAACAGGGCTATTGATACTATCACCGTGGCAAGGTCAGGCGTCGTTGTCTTCAGAAGTTTGTGTGAAAATTGCGTCACTTTTGGTTATCTGAAAGAggatttcctcttctctctctctctctctctctctctctctctctctctctctctctctctatgtgtgtgtgtgtgcgtgtctcaGTCTCTCAAGTGATATACAGTTTTGCATTCAAACAAATGACTAActtgaaatacattttatatatatatatatatatatatatatatatatatatatatatatatatatgacatatatgtatatatatatatatatatatatatatatatatatatatatatatatatatatatatatatatatatatatacatatatatatatacatacacacacatacatacatatacacgcgcgcgcacacacacacagtcataaaACACGCGTGCCTTTTCTCCTGTTAGGCTGTATGCATTGGTACATTGCAACTTAGCGGTGGGGCTCTATGACGAGTTTAAATAGTTTGACATTTTAATTGGGTTTCTTTTGACTCCTGTCGTCCGTCACTTGCGATTCTCTTGCCGACTGCAGTAGAACAGCTattgaattctttcttttatgtttataggtgatttcttattttctttgtttttagcttttttattttgtagggtGACTAGCCTATGCATTGAATTACCTGTGAGCTGTtttgtttcttattctcttcctctcctcccattTCTAAAATGAACGTAGAACAAACTAATAAGTTCAGTAGAGGTAGACAAGTTGAGCAGAATAATTGTGCATGAAGTACGTATATATTACCGACCGcagacttcccctcccctccccggcTACTTTCTAAGCCCCACAGATGTGAAGGTGTAGAGGATTTTATCAATGATGTAAATAGTGGCACAATAAGACAGTTCTGTTGCTTGTAAGTATATTGAAGAAAACAGTAAAGTTTTGCTTTTGGGGTTGGAAGCAAGCACTATTTTTGGCGAAAAGTTGTTGGATGATTCATAATTAGAATTTTCGATGTAATTTAAAAGTTTAGAGGATCTTAAATACATAAGTACTAGTATAGCAACCAGTACATTcagaggtaatttttttatgccaGTCAGAGCATTCTGATTATGTACAGCTGTAGTTATAGAGTTATCAAGATTGGGGCTTTGAGTTGCTCACAGATTTTAAAGTTGGTaatccaggaagagagagagagagagaataataattcaGATTTATTCCCTAAGATTCACTACCGGTAACTGCACTAATGTTTTCACGCGTTGATACTCACTCACGTTTATTCAACAGCATATGTATGCTTGCATGCTGAATTTATTGATATCAGACccttaacaattgtttttatattctctctctctctctctctctctctctctctctctctctctctctctctgatgagaaAGCCTGTGGTCAGTGTAGTGGGAAAGTCCAATTCTGTGGGAAAGCCGCTCTTTTTAGGTAAATTGCTGCGAATGATTAGAATTCCCGTGAGCATTTGATATTGACCTGTGTTGTGAATTTGTATTGCTTTTCTTTTAGACATGTTTCGTCTGTGATCTGCATTTTGATCTTAGAtgtgtccacactacagtagaacatatcataaacatgtcagcaacttacCACATACATATCATTAACAGGTTGAGAAAAAGTCGGCGACCGTAAGTGAAGAACGAATTTTTCGCAAATACTTGGTAATCGCTTGAAGCACTGCTTAGAACTACTAGCAAGTctttgacttgtattcagcctgtttgtgatatgtgtgtgataagttgccgacgtgtttatGGCATTTGGATGCATCCCcatctataataatgaaatccgagaggatctgatcatGTTTGTCCTCCTCTGGGTGACAatagggggagacatgacacagccacccacctcctgcaaaccggtttgtcctccCCAGGTGGGGACGTGGTAGGTAGGGAACGGAAcgataggggagacatccaccctcctccagcatacctgtttgtccaccccaggtggggaCAGGGTAGGTAGGTGATCGGGAAGGTAGGGTATTCAGCAGGCCCGGGCTCCGCGTGCGCCAACAGGCTCGTTTATGGAATAAATGTGCCtttgtactttaatttttatttttgtctttgacttaatttttaatgtttaataggTCTTATAGTTCGTACTGATTTTTCTCCAGGCTGTTGCTTTCTGAAGTTATGGTGATTATATATCAGAGGTACTTCTGTAGGCCCACATTCCCAAGCATTGgttggaaaaatatgttaaacATGTCACTTATCATATCATATGATATGAAGATTTCTTGTGAACTGTCAAGTGCTATGTGAAATACTGGGAATATGTAGGGTATGCACTGTTAATTTTTAAggtcttaaaaatatttattaaaaagatattaatgtctgaatttaatttttttgtgtaacacactcatatattaaatcatttaacATTCTAAGAAACATTTAATGTACATGCCTAAACATAGGAGTCATGTCATCCGAAACCAGACTGAACCCTAACATAGAAGATCCGACAAGTATACATAATCTTGGAATTATTGTTGGGAACCTGACGATTTTCTCAGCAGTGATTCTGGAAGGTGTGCGTAACCCCATCCACCGTTCTCCCTCCTCTCTTCGTATTCGATCTTTGGAGGCTGGGCGATTTTCTTAGACCAGCATCCCTGTCGAACTGAGCGGATTGTGTTGTCAGGGATACCGATGGCTGACATCTGGTTGGAAAAGCGGTTGAGGTTTGTCAATTAATGGCATGGCTTAGAAACGGTTTTGGTATAGCTAGATTCTTATCATTATGATGGTTAGCTAGATTAATGTAAAAGGCTGGAAATGGGAAAGCGAGTAGCATGTTTCTGATATAAGAAATGACTGGGTTGAAGGGCTGATCAGGTCTCTTGTTAATGTTATGTTGGTATAGTGTGTTTTCACCCTGTTTTCaccaatttttaaaatgaaacaagtatGTGTATAAGATTAACTTGATTTCATTTAATTAACATATCACTTGAAAGGTTTATTAGATTCATTTGTCTTTCCAACGTATCGGCGCGTGTGAATGTTTTGACTCCAGAAGGCGATCATTTTCCGTTTGGTATAAGAGTGGTATTGCAAAACTCAAGCCCTGCACCTTTCTGGCttacagtttctctctccttATAAAGACTCAGAAGGACAAACCATGAGTCACACCGTTAATTATGcggttctttaaaaaataatatccaTATGCAGTCAGTTTCGGTAGTCAGTCGATACTCTGCGGTCATTGCTTCCAGTGAATGTCTTTGGACTTTAATGCTACTTAAGAGTACGCTGAAAAGAAAGTCCGCTTACTGTTGGGTAGATACCGAAGTCCAGGTAATCTCCAGCAGACCCAGTGTCGTGGTCAGTGGGATAGACACAGAGGTTGTCGCCGGTGTAACCTTGGCCACTGTAGATTGTTGAAAACGCGTTAGTTTTAACCTGTAGTTGGAActtggaaaacaattatttattttgcataaccACAGGTTCTGGTGGGAGAGCTGAGACCTTTTCGTTGGCTGTAACCTGACTAATAATGCTTTGTTGAGTTGTCTCTTAGTAGAGAACTAGAGTAGATTTAATTCCTTTCATTAATTACATTAGGTTTCTTAGAACTTCTTGCCTCATCTACGTCAAAACACAGGACGACGATCACAATTTTTAGCTACTCAAGTTATGGTTTCCCCCACACGTAGAATTAGTAGCACTTACGAGTATATAGTCCAAGGGCTGGATCCTGTAATTACCAGGGAGGAAGCTTTCATGTCAAGGTACTGCAAAGAGTAGGCATCCGTCGCTCCAAAGAACGACTGCCCGCAGAAGTATTCTCCGTCAAACAGCGTCCATGTGTTCCCGTTTGGGTTGTGTCTGTCACCTGCGTACCTTATGGagcttgcctgagggtacaaaaCATTAATACAGAGCGAGAGTCTACAcgacagtaaaacatgtcatagacACATGTCTGCAACTTCTTGCAAACGCACCACAAACATActaaaaacaagtcaacgaccgtaattTGAGAACAGAACTTTCACAAAGGCTGAGTAATTgtttgaagcactggttagaaataccaataaattgtttatttgaaTTTGACCTGTTTGTGGTATGTATGTTGGCGACGTGTGTTTGCgacatgttttgctgtag
This Macrobrachium rosenbergii isolate ZJJX-2024 chromosome 42, ASM4041242v1, whole genome shotgun sequence DNA region includes the following protein-coding sequences:
- the LOC136828429 gene encoding uncharacterized protein, translating into MKTLLLVCGIFLAGTVFSEASSIEDRNDENAQRLYTRIYSRLGGRGEYADIYDYIPDLFGSGFNDNIESVLQTGMWMYYENNNYNVEYSGRVYFVHGIDLRVDFPSSFRNAASSIRYAGDRHNPNGNTWTLFDGEYFCGQSFFGATDAYSLQYLDMKASSLVITGSSPWTIYSGQGYTGDNLCVYPTDHDTGSAGDYLDFGIYPTMSAIGIPDNTIRSVRQGCWSKKIAQPPKIEYEERRENGGWGYAHLPESLLRKSSGSQQ